A genomic window from Gossypium hirsutum isolate 1008001.06 chromosome D12, Gossypium_hirsutum_v2.1, whole genome shotgun sequence includes:
- the LOC121203616 gene encoding poly(U)-specific endoribonuclease-A isoform X1 yields MVNMDHWQGYKRPPSEQEYSDEVGTGTSIEPSEEELADFLQACNRLWQLDLNRLEPGKDYQIDCGEGKKVFQKEDMAEGSLFCYVDEDIFRTKPTFARFCSLLDNYNPNAGCKEVVTSEEKQEQAAFIEEISRTAPIKYLHKYLSRKGIVSENYQDFKRMLTSLWFDLYGRGGTSGSSSAFEHVFVGEIKQHCEQEVSGFHNWLQFYLEEAKGCVDYHGYILPRRRGETPDSETQLLTVQFEWNGVLKSVSSTLVGVSPEFEIALYTLCFFVGGEDNYVQLGPYSVNIKCYRFGNKIGSVFPIAEC; encoded by the exons ATG GTTAATATGGATCACTGGCAAGGGTATAAACGACCTCCTAGTGAGCAAGAATACTCTGATGAGGTTGGAACTGGTACTAGCATCGAACCTTCAGAAGAGGAACTTGCTGACTTTTTGCAAGCTTGCAACAGGCTGTGGCAACTTGATTTAAACCGTCTGGAACCTGGAAAGGATTATCAAATTGACTGTGGTGAAGGGAAGAAGGTTTTCCAGAAGGAAGATATGGCAGAAGGAAGCCTATTTTGTTATGTTGATGAGGACATTTTTAGAACAAAACCTACATTTGCTCGTTTTTGTTCTCTCTTGGATAATTACAACCCAAATGCTGGGTGCAAGGAAGTTGTTACATCTGAGGAGAAACAAGAGCAGGCTGCATTTATAGAAGAAATCAGTAGAACTGCGCCTATTAAATATCTTCACAAGTACCTGTCTCGGAAGGGCATTGTATCTGAAAACTATCAAGATTTCAAAAGAATGTTGACAAGCCTATGGTTTGATCTTTATGGTCGAGGAGGTACATCTGGTTCCTCTTCTGCTTTTGAACATGTTTTTGTTGGGGAAATCAAGCAACATTGTGAGCAAGAAGTTAGTGGCTTCCACAATTGGCTTCAG TTTTACCTAGAAGAAGCAAAAGGATGTGTTGATTATCATGGTTATATATTACCCCGAAGACGTGGGGAAACT CCTGACTCCGAGACACAGTTGCTTACAGTTCAGTTCGAATGGAATGGGGTTCTTAAATCCGTGTCAAGTACATTGGTTGGGGTGAGTCCTGAGTTTGAAATTGCTCTCTATACTCTGTGTTTCTTCGTGGGTGGAGAGGATAACTATGTACAGCTGGGTCCATACTCTGTGAACATCAAGTGCTACCGATTTGGAAATAAAATCGGTTCTGTATTTCCAATAGCAGAATGTTGA
- the LOC121203616 gene encoding poly(U)-specific endoribonuclease-A isoform X2, translating into MDHWQGYKRPPSEQEYSDEVGTGTSIEPSEEELADFLQACNRLWQLDLNRLEPGKDYQIDCGEGKKVFQKEDMAEGSLFCYVDEDIFRTKPTFARFCSLLDNYNPNAGCKEVVTSEEKQEQAAFIEEISRTAPIKYLHKYLSRKGIVSENYQDFKRMLTSLWFDLYGRGGTSGSSSAFEHVFVGEIKQHCEQEVSGFHNWLQFYLEEAKGCVDYHGYILPRRRGETPDSETQLLTVQFEWNGVLKSVSSTLVGVSPEFEIALYTLCFFVGGEDNYVQLGPYSVNIKCYRFGNKIGSVFPIAEC; encoded by the exons ATGGATCACTGGCAAGGGTATAAACGACCTCCTAGTGAGCAAGAATACTCTGATGAGGTTGGAACTGGTACTAGCATCGAACCTTCAGAAGAGGAACTTGCTGACTTTTTGCAAGCTTGCAACAGGCTGTGGCAACTTGATTTAAACCGTCTGGAACCTGGAAAGGATTATCAAATTGACTGTGGTGAAGGGAAGAAGGTTTTCCAGAAGGAAGATATGGCAGAAGGAAGCCTATTTTGTTATGTTGATGAGGACATTTTTAGAACAAAACCTACATTTGCTCGTTTTTGTTCTCTCTTGGATAATTACAACCCAAATGCTGGGTGCAAGGAAGTTGTTACATCTGAGGAGAAACAAGAGCAGGCTGCATTTATAGAAGAAATCAGTAGAACTGCGCCTATTAAATATCTTCACAAGTACCTGTCTCGGAAGGGCATTGTATCTGAAAACTATCAAGATTTCAAAAGAATGTTGACAAGCCTATGGTTTGATCTTTATGGTCGAGGAGGTACATCTGGTTCCTCTTCTGCTTTTGAACATGTTTTTGTTGGGGAAATCAAGCAACATTGTGAGCAAGAAGTTAGTGGCTTCCACAATTGGCTTCAG TTTTACCTAGAAGAAGCAAAAGGATGTGTTGATTATCATGGTTATATATTACCCCGAAGACGTGGGGAAACT CCTGACTCCGAGACACAGTTGCTTACAGTTCAGTTCGAATGGAATGGGGTTCTTAAATCCGTGTCAAGTACATTGGTTGGGGTGAGTCCTGAGTTTGAAATTGCTCTCTATACTCTGTGTTTCTTCGTGGGTGGAGAGGATAACTATGTACAGCTGGGTCCATACTCTGTGAACATCAAGTGCTACCGATTTGGAAATAAAATCGGTTCTGTATTTCCAATAGCAGAATGTTGA
- the LOC107946707 gene encoding beta-amylase 3, chloroplastic isoform X1, producing the protein MALTLRSSTSFIKLKETNNFKTPDDFLGSISFAQMKPSCRIRARNSMSMQEAPLVHGKISTKETEKLYSLTISHAENNSKVPVYVMLPLDTITLGGSLNKPRAMNASLMALKSAGVEGVMVDAWWGLVEKDGPLNYNWEGYAELVKMVEKHGLKLQVVMSFHQCGGNVGDSCSIPLPPWVLEEISKNPDLVYTDRLGRRNPEYISLGCDSVPVLRGRTPIQAYTDYMRSFRERFRDYLGRVIVEIQVGMGPCGELRYPSYPESNGTWKFPGIGEFQCYDKYMRASLEAAAEAIGQKDWGKGGPHDSGHYKQVPEETGFFKRDGTWNTEYGQFFLEWYSRKLLEHGDRILAAAKGTFHGTGAKLSAKVAGIHWHYRTRSHAAELTAGYYNTRHHDGYLPIAQMFSKHGVVFNFTCMEMRDGEQPEYANCSPEGLVRQVKMATKIARVELAGENALERYDAGSYAQVLATSRSDSGNGLSAFTYLRMNKRLFEGDNWRHLVEFVKNMSEGGRKISECDSRGTNLYIGFIKDKTVEKKEVALV; encoded by the exons ATGGCCTTAACATTACGTTCTTCTACTTCTTTCATCAAACTCAAAGAAACCAACAACTTCAAAACTCCTGATGACTTCTTAGGCTCCATTTCTTTTGCTCAAATGAAGCCATCCTGCCGAATCCGAGCAAGGAATTCGATGTCGATGCAGGAAGCACCGCTGGTGCATGGGAAAATCTCGACCAAGGAAACCGAGAAGTTATACAGTCTAACAATTTCCCATGCTGAAAATAACTCAAAGGTACCTGTTTATGTGATGTTGCCACTAGACACAATAACTCTAGGGGGTAGCTTGAATAAGCCACGGGCAATGAACGCCAGTTTGATGGCCTTAAAGAGTGCAGGTGTCGAAGGGGTTATGGTTGATGCTTGGTGGGGCTTAGTAGAGAAAGATGGACCTTTAAACTACAACTGGGAAGGGTATGCTGAGCTTGTGAAAATGGTTGAAAAACATGGTCTAAAGCTCCAAGTTGTCATGTCTTTTCATCAGTGTGGCGGCAATGTTGGAGACTCTTGCAG TATCCCATTGCCTCCATGGGTGCTTGAAGAAATCAGCAAAAACCCAGACCTTGTCTACACAGATAGATTGGGACGGAGGAATCCCGAGTACATTTCCTTGGGATGTGACTCAGTTCCTGTTCTCAGAGGAAGAACACCTATTCAAGCTTACACAGATTACATGAGGAGCTTCCGTGAGAGGTTCAGAGATTACTTGGGACGAGTTATTGTG GAAATTCAAGTGGGGATGGGACCATGTGGGGAACTGAGATACCCATCTTATCCGGAAAGTAATGGAACGTGGAAATTTCCTGGAATTGGAGAGTTTCAGTGCTATGATAAG TATATGAGAGCTTCCCTGGAAGCAGCGGCGGAAGCTATCGGGCAAAAAGACTGGGGAAAAGGTGGTCCACATGATTCAGGTCACTACAAGCAAGTTCCTGAAGAAACTGGCTTTTTCAAAAGGGATGGAACATGGAACACCGAGTACGGACAGTTCTTCCTAGAATGGTACTCAAGGAAGCTACTCGAGCATGGAGACCGAATACTTGCCGCTGCAAAAGGAACATTCCATGGAACAGGAGCAAAACTATCAGCAAAGGTTGCTGGAATTCATTGGCATTACAGAACAAGGTCGCATGCTGCTGAACTAACAGCTGGTTACTATAACACCAGACATCATGATGGTTACCTCCCAATAGCACAAATGTTCAGTAAACATGGAGTTGTTTTCAATTTCACTTGCATGGAAATGAGAGATGGGGAACAACCTGAATACGCAAACTGTTCACCCGAGGGATTAGTCCGGCAAGTAAAAATGGCAACAAAGATAGCCAGGGTCGAACTTGCCGGAGAAAATGCACTAGAGAGGTATGATGCTGGTTCATATGCACAGGTTTTGGCAACGAGTAGATCGGATTCAGGCAACGGATTGAGTGCATTTACATATTTAAGGATGAACAAAAGGTTGTTTGAAGGGGACAATTGGAGGCATTTGGTGGAATTTGTGAAGAACATGTCGGAAGGAGGTAGAAAGATTTCGGAGTGTGACAGCCGAGGAACAAACCTTTACATTGGGTTTATCAAAGACAAGACTGTTGAGAAAAAGGAGGTTGCTCTTGTATAG
- the LOC107946707 gene encoding beta-amylase 3, chloroplastic isoform X2 — protein MALTLRSSTSFIKLKETNNFKTPDDFLGSISFAQMKPSCRIRARNSMSMQEAPLVHGKISTKETEKLYSLTISHAENNSKSAGVEGVMVDAWWGLVEKDGPLNYNWEGYAELVKMVEKHGLKLQVVMSFHQCGGNVGDSCSIPLPPWVLEEISKNPDLVYTDRLGRRNPEYISLGCDSVPVLRGRTPIQAYTDYMRSFRERFRDYLGRVIVEIQVGMGPCGELRYPSYPESNGTWKFPGIGEFQCYDKYMRASLEAAAEAIGQKDWGKGGPHDSGHYKQVPEETGFFKRDGTWNTEYGQFFLEWYSRKLLEHGDRILAAAKGTFHGTGAKLSAKVAGIHWHYRTRSHAAELTAGYYNTRHHDGYLPIAQMFSKHGVVFNFTCMEMRDGEQPEYANCSPEGLVRQVKMATKIARVELAGENALERYDAGSYAQVLATSRSDSGNGLSAFTYLRMNKRLFEGDNWRHLVEFVKNMSEGGRKISECDSRGTNLYIGFIKDKTVEKKEVALV, from the exons ATGGCCTTAACATTACGTTCTTCTACTTCTTTCATCAAACTCAAAGAAACCAACAACTTCAAAACTCCTGATGACTTCTTAGGCTCCATTTCTTTTGCTCAAATGAAGCCATCCTGCCGAATCCGAGCAAGGAATTCGATGTCGATGCAGGAAGCACCGCTGGTGCATGGGAAAATCTCGACCAAGGAAACCGAGAAGTTATACAGTCTAACAATTTCCCATGCTGAAAATAACTCAAAG AGTGCAGGTGTCGAAGGGGTTATGGTTGATGCTTGGTGGGGCTTAGTAGAGAAAGATGGACCTTTAAACTACAACTGGGAAGGGTATGCTGAGCTTGTGAAAATGGTTGAAAAACATGGTCTAAAGCTCCAAGTTGTCATGTCTTTTCATCAGTGTGGCGGCAATGTTGGAGACTCTTGCAG TATCCCATTGCCTCCATGGGTGCTTGAAGAAATCAGCAAAAACCCAGACCTTGTCTACACAGATAGATTGGGACGGAGGAATCCCGAGTACATTTCCTTGGGATGTGACTCAGTTCCTGTTCTCAGAGGAAGAACACCTATTCAAGCTTACACAGATTACATGAGGAGCTTCCGTGAGAGGTTCAGAGATTACTTGGGACGAGTTATTGTG GAAATTCAAGTGGGGATGGGACCATGTGGGGAACTGAGATACCCATCTTATCCGGAAAGTAATGGAACGTGGAAATTTCCTGGAATTGGAGAGTTTCAGTGCTATGATAAG TATATGAGAGCTTCCCTGGAAGCAGCGGCGGAAGCTATCGGGCAAAAAGACTGGGGAAAAGGTGGTCCACATGATTCAGGTCACTACAAGCAAGTTCCTGAAGAAACTGGCTTTTTCAAAAGGGATGGAACATGGAACACCGAGTACGGACAGTTCTTCCTAGAATGGTACTCAAGGAAGCTACTCGAGCATGGAGACCGAATACTTGCCGCTGCAAAAGGAACATTCCATGGAACAGGAGCAAAACTATCAGCAAAGGTTGCTGGAATTCATTGGCATTACAGAACAAGGTCGCATGCTGCTGAACTAACAGCTGGTTACTATAACACCAGACATCATGATGGTTACCTCCCAATAGCACAAATGTTCAGTAAACATGGAGTTGTTTTCAATTTCACTTGCATGGAAATGAGAGATGGGGAACAACCTGAATACGCAAACTGTTCACCCGAGGGATTAGTCCGGCAAGTAAAAATGGCAACAAAGATAGCCAGGGTCGAACTTGCCGGAGAAAATGCACTAGAGAGGTATGATGCTGGTTCATATGCACAGGTTTTGGCAACGAGTAGATCGGATTCAGGCAACGGATTGAGTGCATTTACATATTTAAGGATGAACAAAAGGTTGTTTGAAGGGGACAATTGGAGGCATTTGGTGGAATTTGTGAAGAACATGTCGGAAGGAGGTAGAAAGATTTCGGAGTGTGACAGCCGAGGAACAAACCTTTACATTGGGTTTATCAAAGACAAGACTGTTGAGAAAAAGGAGGTTGCTCTTGTATAG
- the LOC107946706 gene encoding probable serine/threonine-protein kinase PBL19, which produces MKCFSIFIKDKSKKKKRESRTAPELRNQSKSDNSALSQTRTSSRSLPSPRSIPELYKEKEHNLRVFSLQELRDATHGFNKLLKIGEGGFGGVYKGSITPPNGRGDPIVVAIKKLNTQGLQGHKEWLAEVHFLGVVNHPNLVKLLGYCSIDGERGIHRLLVYEYMPNRSLEEHLFKRTPTLPWKTRLEIMLGAAQGLAYLHEGLEVKVIYRDFKSSNVLLDESFKPKLSDFGLAREGPTGDRTHVSTAVVGTYGYAAPEYVKTGHLTIQSDIWTFGVVLYEILTGRRAVERNRPALEQKLLDWVKEFPPDSKKFRLLMDPRLGNSYSFSAAQKVGKLANSCLNKNAKERPTMSEVVESLKQAIQEPGGSSSANKAPPLTPSSRNGGK; this is translated from the exons ATGAAGTGTTTTTCTATCTTCATCAAGGACAaatcaaagaagaagaaaagagaatcaAGAACTGCTCCTGAACTGAGAAACCAAAGTAAATCGGATAATTCAGCCCTGAGTCAGACTCGGACATCATCAAGGTCTTTGCCATCTCCAAGGAGCATACCAGAGCTGTACAAAGAAAAAGAGCATAATTTGAgagttttctctttacaagagtTGAGGGATGCCACACATGGTTTCAACAAGTTGTTAAAGATCGGTGAGGGTGGTTTTGGGGGTGTTTATAAGGGAAGTATTACTCCTCCAAATGGTCGAGGTGACCCTATAGTTGTTGCTATCAAGAAGCTCAACACCCAGGGTTTACAG GGTCATAAGGAATGGCTTGCGGAGGTTCACTTTCTCGGAGTCGTTAACCATCCAAACTTGGTAAAACTTTTAGGATATTGTTCGATAGACGGAGAAAGAGGGATTCATAGGTTGCTGGTGTACGAATACATGCCTAACCGGAGCTTAGAAGAACATCTTTTTAAGAGGACACCAACTTTACCTTGGAAAACAAGGTTAGAGATTATGCTTGGTGCAGCACAAGGCTTGGCTTATCTACATGAGGGATTGGAAGTCAAG GTGATATATCGAGATTTCAAGTCCTCAAATGTGCTCTTGGACGAAAGTTTTAAGCCAAAGCTCTCAGACTTTGGGCTTGCAAGGGAAGGGCCAACGGGTGATCGTACTCACGTATCCACTGCG GTGGTCGGAACATACGGATATGCTGCCCCAGAATATGTGAAAACAGGCCATCTCACAATTCAAAGTGATATATGGACTTTTGGGGTGGTACTTTATGAGATCCTCACAGGGAGGCGAGCAGTGGAAAGGAACCGGCCAGCATTGGAGCAGAAGCTGTTAGATTGGGTGAAAGAGTTCCCTCCTGATAGTAAAAAGTTCAGGTTGCTAATGGACCCTCGACTTGGTAACAGTTACTCTTTTAGTGCAGCGCAAAAGGTAGGAAAGTTGGCTAATAGCTGCCTAAACAAAAATGCCAAGGAAAGACCAACAATGAGCGAAGTGGTAGAGAGCTTGAAGCAAGCAATACAAGAACCAGGAGGAAGCTCTTCAGCCAACAAGGCTCCTCCTCTTACACCCTCATCGAGAAACGGGGGGAAATAA